One stretch of Natronobacterium gregoryi SP2 DNA includes these proteins:
- a CDS encoding M48 family metallopeptidase, producing MTDFGLKLRMFVVGSMLAALYLFVGAVGLAFLGTQGWPLVLLLLVSFPFAQYKFGTWMATRKAEEMPESGKYADIHRMTESLSRDMGIDKPKLMVQEMGVPNAFATGRKGNGVVVVSEELIRLLDRDELEGVVAHELAHIKNRDVLMMTVGSSIGMMVGYAVYFVYVFAGEDNPGGFIAGWILSMFAQMLVTVLVMAISRYREYVADDDARQYIGSGDPLARALEKISKGAENRESTIDDSQAALCIFNSERGLFESLFASHPPTEKRIEKLRR from the coding sequence ATGACAGACTTCGGATTAAAACTACGAATGTTCGTCGTCGGCTCGATGCTGGCGGCGCTGTACCTGTTTGTCGGGGCTGTTGGACTGGCGTTTCTCGGGACGCAGGGCTGGCCACTGGTCCTGTTGCTGCTGGTATCGTTCCCGTTCGCCCAGTACAAGTTCGGTACCTGGATGGCAACCAGGAAAGCCGAAGAGATGCCCGAAAGCGGTAAATACGCCGACATCCACCGGATGACGGAGTCGTTGAGTCGCGATATGGGCATCGATAAGCCCAAACTGATGGTCCAGGAGATGGGCGTCCCCAACGCCTTTGCCACCGGCCGGAAGGGCAACGGCGTCGTCGTCGTCAGCGAGGAACTCATTCGCCTGCTCGACCGTGACGAACTCGAGGGCGTCGTCGCCCATGAACTCGCCCACATCAAGAACCGCGACGTGTTGATGATGACGGTCGGGAGCTCCATCGGGATGATGGTCGGCTACGCCGTCTACTTCGTCTACGTGTTCGCGGGCGAGGACAACCCCGGTGGCTTCATCGCCGGCTGGATCCTCTCGATGTTCGCCCAGATGCTCGTCACGGTGCTGGTGATGGCGATCTCGCGCTACCGCGAGTACGTCGCCGACGACGACGCCCGTCAGTACATCGGCAGCGGCGACCCGCTCGCTCGAGCACTCGAAAAGATCTCGAAGGGCGCCGAGAACCGCGAGTCGACAATCGACGACAGCCAGGCCGCACTCTGTATCTTCAACTCCGAGCGCGGCCTGTTCGAGTCGCTGTTTGCGTCTCATCCGCCCACGGAAAAGCGCATCGAGAAACTGCGACGCTGA
- a CDS encoding LabA-like NYN domain-containing protein, producing the protein MTEIHAGQRVAVLVDAQNLYHTAQSLHSRNIDYSALLEKAVQDRQLTRAIAYVIRADAPEEESFFDALVDIGFETKIKDIKTFSDGTKKADWDVGMSLDAVTLANHVDTIVLCTGDGDFSRLCSHLRHEGVRVEVMAFESSTAEELVGEADAFLDLGERHETFLL; encoded by the coding sequence GTGACGGAAATACATGCCGGTCAGCGCGTCGCCGTTCTCGTCGACGCGCAGAACCTCTATCACACTGCACAGAGTCTCCATAGCCGCAATATCGACTACTCCGCGCTCCTCGAGAAGGCAGTCCAGGATCGACAGCTCACTCGCGCGATCGCTTACGTCATCCGTGCGGACGCACCCGAAGAGGAGAGTTTCTTCGACGCGCTGGTCGACATCGGCTTCGAGACGAAAATCAAAGACATCAAGACGTTTTCGGACGGGACGAAGAAAGCAGACTGGGACGTGGGCATGAGTTTAGATGCCGTCACGCTCGCGAACCACGTCGACACGATCGTTCTCTGTACGGGTGACGGCGACTTCTCCCGGCTCTGCTCGCACTTGCGCCACGAGGGCGTCCGCGTCGAGGTGATGGCGTTTGAATCTTCGACTGCCGAAGAACTGGTCGGCGAGGCGGACGCGTTTCTCGATCTGGGCGAACGACACGAGACGTTCCTTCTCTAA